From Anopheles coluzzii chromosome 3, AcolN3, whole genome shotgun sequence, the proteins below share one genomic window:
- the LOC120956430 gene encoding homeotic protein caudal isoform X2: MVSYYNHFAMYPKNHSGNLPYSATTGWYPSNYQHQPPHPQFIGDGESSPQPAMYYPHPHVFHPQSSPDWSSHENFSTPPQTSFGLSHGPSPGAGGTGSGGSGGGSGGIGSGALHLGQNPNLHHHHHHHHHGNNGGGNGGGGGSGGNAHDHLADGLHSIPSPPITVSGSDMSSPGAPTGSSSPQITPRPTPVKSPYEWMKKQSYQSQPNPGKTRTKDKYRVVYTDQQRLELEKEFHYTRYITIRRKAELAQNLQLSERQVKIWFQNRRAKDRKQKKKAETGSVGGGMGGLGGGQSLVAAHAQGHNPHGGAAQSMSALLADTKPKLEPSLHLSHLHQMSAMSMGMGSMGLHHHHPGHHAALHAHLGVPTSQHHQLNQAAVAAAAASQVPSTSLSIM, from the exons ATGGTTTCGTACTACAATCACTTCGCGATGTATCCGAAGAATCACAGCGGCAATCTGCCGTACTCGGCGACGACCGGCTGGTACCCGAGCAACTACCAGCACCAGCCGCCCCATCCGCAGTTCATCGGCGATGGTGAATCGTCGCCCCAGCCCGCCATGTACTATCCCCATCCGCACGTCTTCCACCCGCAGTCCAGCCCGGACTGGAGCAGCCACGAGAACTTCTCCACGCCGCCCCAAACGTCGTTCGGCCTTTCGCACGGCCCGAGCCCGGGTGCGGGCGGTACGGGCAGCGGCGGTTccggcggtggcagcggcggcaTCGGATCCGGAGCACTGCATCTGGGGCAGAACCCGAACctgcatcaccaccatcaccatcaccaccatggCAACAATGGCGGCGGAAACGGgggtggcggcggcagcggcggaaACGCGCACGACCATCTGGCCGATGGGCTGCACAGCATACCGTCACCGCCGATTACCGTGTCCGGGAGCGACATGTCCAGCCCGGGAGCGCCGACGGGATCATCGTCGCCCCAGATTACGCCCCGCCCGACGCCGGTCAAGAGCCCGTACGAGTGGATGAAGAAGCAGTCCTACCAGAGTCAACCCAATCCAG GGAAGACACGCACGAAAGACAAGTACCGGGTGGTGTACACCGACCAGCAGCGGCTTGAGCTGGAGAAGGAGTTCCACTACACGCGCTACATCACGATCCGCCGGAAGGCCGAGCTGGCCCAGAACCTGCAGCTGTCCGAGCGGCAGGTGAAGATCTGGTTCCAGAACCGTCGCGCCAAGGACcgcaagcagaagaagaaggccGAAACGGGCAGCGTGGGCGGCGGCATGGGTGGACTCGGCGGTGGCCAGTCGCTGGTGGCAGCGCACGCCCAGGGCCACAACCCGCACGGTGGGGCGGCCCAGTCGATGTCGGCCCTGCTGGCGGACACGAAGCCGAAGCTCGAACCGTCGCTACACCTCTCGCACCTGCACCAGATGAGCGCGATGAGCATGGGCATGGGCTCGATGGGgctgcaccatcaccatcccGGCCACCATGCGGCACTGCACGCGCACCTTGGCGTGCCGACCTCGCAGCACCATCAGCTGAACCAGGCGGCAGTGGCAGCGGCCGCCGCCTCACAGGTGCCTTCGACCTCGCTCAGCATAATGTGA
- the LOC120956430 gene encoding homeotic protein caudal isoform X1: MVSYYNHFAMYPKNHSGNLPYSATTGWYPSNYQHQPPHPQFIGDGESSPQPAMYYPHPHVFHPQSSPDWSSHENFSTPPQTSFGLSHGPSPGAGGTGSGGSGGGSGGIGSGALHLGQNPNLHHHHHHHHHGNNGGGNGGGGGSGGNAHDHLADGLHSIPSPPITVSGSDMSSPGAPTGSSSPQITPRPTPVKSPYEWMKKQSYQSQPNPGGLINICSAPSLQDFAPVESGGKTRTKDKYRVVYTDQQRLELEKEFHYTRYITIRRKAELAQNLQLSERQVKIWFQNRRAKDRKQKKKAETGSVGGGMGGLGGGQSLVAAHAQGHNPHGGAAQSMSALLADTKPKLEPSLHLSHLHQMSAMSMGMGSMGLHHHHPGHHAALHAHLGVPTSQHHQLNQAAVAAAAASQVPSTSLSIM, translated from the exons ATGGTTTCGTACTACAATCACTTCGCGATGTATCCGAAGAATCACAGCGGCAATCTGCCGTACTCGGCGACGACCGGCTGGTACCCGAGCAACTACCAGCACCAGCCGCCCCATCCGCAGTTCATCGGCGATGGTGAATCGTCGCCCCAGCCCGCCATGTACTATCCCCATCCGCACGTCTTCCACCCGCAGTCCAGCCCGGACTGGAGCAGCCACGAGAACTTCTCCACGCCGCCCCAAACGTCGTTCGGCCTTTCGCACGGCCCGAGCCCGGGTGCGGGCGGTACGGGCAGCGGCGGTTccggcggtggcagcggcggcaTCGGATCCGGAGCACTGCATCTGGGGCAGAACCCGAACctgcatcaccaccatcaccatcaccaccatggCAACAATGGCGGCGGAAACGGgggtggcggcggcagcggcggaaACGCGCACGACCATCTGGCCGATGGGCTGCACAGCATACCGTCACCGCCGATTACCGTGTCCGGGAGCGACATGTCCAGCCCGGGAGCGCCGACGGGATCATCGTCGCCCCAGATTACGCCCCGCCCGACGCCGGTCAAGAGCCCGTACGAGTGGATGAAGAAGCAGTCCTACCAGAGTCAACCCAATCCAG GAGGCCTTATCAACATCTGCTCGGCACCATCCCTGCAAGACTTCGCTCCGGTGGAATCTGGTG GGAAGACACGCACGAAAGACAAGTACCGGGTGGTGTACACCGACCAGCAGCGGCTTGAGCTGGAGAAGGAGTTCCACTACACGCGCTACATCACGATCCGCCGGAAGGCCGAGCTGGCCCAGAACCTGCAGCTGTCCGAGCGGCAGGTGAAGATCTGGTTCCAGAACCGTCGCGCCAAGGACcgcaagcagaagaagaaggccGAAACGGGCAGCGTGGGCGGCGGCATGGGTGGACTCGGCGGTGGCCAGTCGCTGGTGGCAGCGCACGCCCAGGGCCACAACCCGCACGGTGGGGCGGCCCAGTCGATGTCGGCCCTGCTGGCGGACACGAAGCCGAAGCTCGAACCGTCGCTACACCTCTCGCACCTGCACCAGATGAGCGCGATGAGCATGGGCATGGGCTCGATGGGgctgcaccatcaccatcccGGCCACCATGCGGCACTGCACGCGCACCTTGGCGTGCCGACCTCGCAGCACCATCAGCTGAACCAGGCGGCAGTGGCAGCGGCCGCCGCCTCACAGGTGCCTTCGACCTCGCTCAGCATAATGTGA